From Proteus vulgaris:
AAATTCTAGATAAATACGATATCTATGAAAAGAAACAGTATCGAGAAACTACACTAATTCAGCGAATTAACCATATCTGGGTAATTCCAATTTTCATGATTTGCATTGTTCCTCAATGGTTAATCACTGGTAGCACTGGCGTTAGGCCATCAAGCAGAGTAGGCAAGTTGGTTAACTGGCTAATAGGTAGACCATAGCAGCATGGAACAGGAGAGCTAACAGTGACAAAGAAACAGCGTGAAAAGTTACGGATGCTATTTGGTGGGCGGTGCGAGTATTGCGGTTGTGAGTTACCAGAAAAAGGGTGGCATGCGGATCATATAGAGCCAGTTCTACGCGGGCCTGATTTTATTGTTGATAATGATAAATCGGAAAACGTCGTTCCAGCGTGTGCGCCGTGTAATTTATTCAAGAAAACATATTCGATTGAGGATTTTAGACACGAGATTAAACAGCAAGCAGATAGAGCTAGATTGTATTCAGTTAATTTCAGAACAGCGGAGCGGTTTGGGTTGATTGAATTAGTCGATAGGCCCGTAGTTTTCTGGTTTGAGCAGTATCAGCAGGAGGTTAGTAGTGGGTGAACTAAAACCTTGCCACCACTGCAGATCAGAAAAACTAGAGGTCATGCAGGTATTCTGCAACTCCTTTGTTCAATGTAAGCACTGTGGCGCAAGAGGCCCTATTGCTGAAAATATGGAATTAGCGGTCAAGTGTTGGAATGCACGAGGTAATTATGGAGAACTTCTGTCTACACGAATCAACGAAAAAGCTATTTGATAACAACGTAATCGAACTACTTAAATCCCACCAAAAACTCAGTGTCACAATCAAGCCATACAAGCCCAAAAGAAGCCTTTCTCAAAACTCATTAAGCCATGTTTGGTACAAAGAAATTAGCGACTACTTGATTAAGTCAGGTCGTGAGTTCTGTACTGAATCGTGGGTGAAGGAAAGTTTAAAGGCCACTTACTTGGGGTTTGAGGCAACTGAATACACCGATGTGTTAACAGGCGAAAAAACGCAACGAGAGACACTTAAGCGCACTTCAAAATTAGATAAAGGGGAAATGCATCACTTCTTACAGAGAGTTGAGGCATGGGCTTCGCAGTTCGGTTTGATACTAACTACTCCAGAAGATAGCGAGTATATGAAATTGAAAAGGGAACAGGATGAATAATTATGGCTAGAGATAACTTTCCAATAGAAAACGCAATCACAATTATCAAATCCGTAAGGCATTTAGAGTTATTTGACACCAAAACAGCTCTCTTAATGACAGGTTTAACGATCAACCAATGTCGAGAAACAATCATGCATCTCAAAAAGATAGGAGCAATAAGAAAGTCTGATAAAAGTGCGTGGAAGTTTGTCGTTTGTGATAACGCGATACAGTTAATCAAATCATATGCTGGCGATAGAGAAGAGGTAAAAATAGTTAGACAGAAGGCGAGAGAGTTTAAAACTCGGCCCATGAAGTTTGTGAAAAAGGCAAACACGGCAGGCATGGGTAATCCGATGTTGATGAAAATAGACTCGTTACTCAAAGGAGTCCGTAATGAACTGCATGTCATGCAATAGACAGCTAACAGATGAGGAAATTTACGTGTGTGATGAGTGCGTAAATGAATATCCACATCTTGAGGTGATGGAAATAGTGAAAGGAGAGGGAGATGCAGAAGCTAAGGCGACGGCGCTGTAAAATATGCCGAGAATGGTTTCACCCTAAATATGACAATATTGAATGGTGTTGCCCAGAACATGGATTTGAATTATCCAAACAACGAAGAAATAAAGACAGAGAAAAAGCGATAGCAAAACTTAAAAAGGAGCAAAGAGAAAAGGAAGTTAAAGCAAAAGATAAACTCAAAGTCCGCAAGTTAGCAGTAAAACCCCTCTCATATTTCATCAAACAAGCACAGACCGCATTCAACGCATACATCCGTGAAAGAGATAAAGACCTCCCGTGTATCAGTTGTGGTCGTTTTCACGAAGGTCAGTATCACGCAGGACATTATAGAACGACAAGAGCAATGCCAGAGTTGCGTTTTGATGAAGATAACGTCCATAAACAATGCGCCCCATGTAATAACCATCTATCGGGAAATATCGAAAATTACACGCCTCGACTAATAGAAAAAATTGGTCAAGAG
This genomic window contains:
- a CDS encoding HNH endonuclease — encoded protein: MLFGGRCEYCGCELPEKGWHADHIEPVLRGPDFIVDNDKSENVVPACAPCNLFKKTYSIEDFRHEIKQQADRARLYSVNFRTAERFGLIELVDRPVVFWFEQYQQEVSSG
- a CDS encoding recombination protein NinB, whose product is MENFCLHESTKKLFDNNVIELLKSHQKLSVTIKPYKPKRSLSQNSLSHVWYKEISDYLIKSGREFCTESWVKESLKATYLGFEATEYTDVLTGEKTQRETLKRTSKLDKGEMHHFLQRVEAWASQFGLILTTPEDSEYMKLKREQDE
- a CDS encoding recombination protein NinG, whose amino-acid sequence is MQKLRRRRCKICREWFHPKYDNIEWCCPEHGFELSKQRRNKDREKAIAKLKKEQREKEVKAKDKLKVRKLAVKPLSYFIKQAQTAFNAYIRERDKDLPCISCGRFHEGQYHAGHYRTTRAMPELRFDEDNVHKQCAPCNNHLSGNIENYTPRLIEKIGQERFDRLMSSHELPKWKREDYERIRDHYRAKLKELKDEER